From a single Drosophila sulfurigaster albostrigata strain 15112-1811.04 chromosome 3, ASM2355843v2, whole genome shotgun sequence genomic region:
- the LOC133843391 gene encoding uncharacterized protein LOC133843391, with translation MRVINKRLTVQYLQRSEECLNPLGQSSLFMSSRRVHQDHDGLEASVLKELLNLDEALRDYFKEWLSELSLQRMAAEKLLKLSKDYVVKMEMSCSAPKFPIADTDAIVNKYQVHYQIILSSNSAMHRGLNALRKFLLAFRRESRKLDLSRETPFVLGDMFHKPIKFFMDLAEELFGYFHCSYLKLDCGSRHLDPADLMAVENYQKMLAPCEEFDEYLQHNLGYCQCLRPVQPCPPVPRQTQPKSNGLEQLMVLAQQRRCARRVSKMTAKTEEVVQGTPSKQESVELNLEHELRMNQLSMRLAMLRQSRGNFQTGYDRDIVEQMIYALSPSLMPDTYLPPQARAATTLISSPPAL, from the coding sequence ATGCGCGTTATAAATAAACGCCTGACCGTGCAGTATCTGCAGCGGAGTGAGGAGTGCCTGAATCCTTTGGGTCAGTCATCGCTCTTCATGAGCTCGAGGCGAGTGCATCAAGATCACGACGGCTTGGAGGCGAGTGTGCTAAAGGAGCTACTCAACTTGGACGAGGCACTTCGTGACTACTTCAAGGAATGGCTGAGCGAATTGTCGCTGCAACGCATGGCGGCGGAAAAGCTGTTGAAACTCTCCAAGGACTATGTGGTGAAGATGGAAATGTCATGCTCAGCTCCGAAATTTCCCATTGCCGACACCGATGCCATTGTGAACAAGTATCAAGTGCACTATCAGATCATACTCAGTTCCAATTCGGCGATGCATCGTGGTCTGAATGCGCTGCGTAAGTTTCTCTTGGCCTTTCGCCGGGAGAGTCGCAAACTGGATCTGAGCAGGGAGACGCCTTTCGTGTTAGGCGATATGTTTCACAAGCCCATCAAGTTCTTTATGGATTTGGCCGAGGAGTTGTTTGGCTACTTCCATTGCAGTTATCTCAAGCTCGACTGTGGCTCACGTCATCTGGATCCGGCGGATTTGATGGCCGTGGAGAACTATCAAAAAATGCTTGCGCCCTGCGAGGAATTCGATGAGTATCTGCAGCACAATCTGGGCTATTGCCAGTGCCTACGTCCCGTCCAGCCGTGTCCTCCCGTGCCGCGACAAACGCAACCAAAGAGCAACGGACTGGAACAGCTGATGGTGTTGGCTCAGCAGCGACGTTGCGCTCGACGCGTGAGCAAGATGACAGCGAAGACGGAGGAGGTTGTGCAGGGAACGCCATCGAAGCAGGAATCCGTCGAACTCAATTTGGAGCACGAGTTGCGCATGAATCAGCTGAGCATGCGTCTGGCCATGTTGCGGCAATCGCGGGGCAACTTCCAAACCGGCTACGATCGTGATATTGTGGAACAAATGATCTACGCGTTGAGTCCGTCGCTGATGCCCGATACGTATTTGCCGCCACAGGCGAGAGCTGCTACCACTTTGATCAGTTCCCCGCCAGCTTTATAG